The nucleotide window TTCGAGCCAATCATAATGGGATGCACAAAGCCTTCGTTTGTAGAGCGGCTAATTGCTCCTATTGTATTAGCGTCTTCGGCAACTGCTATGGCGATGCGGACTTTTTTATTTAGGGACTTTACTTTTAGTGCTATTTCGTTTAGAGTTTTCATGATTTATGCCATCAGAGCCGCTAGGGCAATTGAATATAATTTTGAGCGTTCACTATCGCCTCGGGAAGTAAGTACGCATGGTACTCTGGCACCAATCACAACTGCACAAAGATCACTTTTTAGTAGTTTCACTATGGTTTTGTAAAACACATTGCCAGATTCGATATTAGGGAAAAGAATGCAATCGGCATCGCCACATACTTCACTTTGCATGCCCTTGATTGTAGCGCTTTCTTTATCTACAATCAAATCCATTGCCAATGGACCTTCCACTACTCCTCCTTTGATCTGACCACGTTGAGCCATCTTATGAATCAAAGCTGCATCGGCACAGGAAGGAATTTTGGGTAGAGTTTGTTCGCTGGCAGCTAAAAGTCCCACTTTAGGGCAGTCAATACCTAAAAAATGCGCAGTTCTAATCAGATAATTAGTTATCGCAATCTTTTGTTTGAGGTCTGGTAAGGGTATGATTGCCACATCTCCAAAGATGAGGAGTTTATGATAATTCTTAGGTTCTGCAACCGTAACGTGAGATAAAATAGCACCGGGATCCATTAAACCCTTATCTTTGTTGAGAATAGCTCTCATATAGCGATCGGTGGAGAGTAACCCTTTCATCAAAAAATCACCCTCCCCTCTGTTAATCAGATCTACTGCCAAGGATGCAGCGACAAGATCACTTGTGCAATTAATTATTCTGAATATGGATGAGCTGATATTATGCTCTTGGCAAACTGCTTTGATTTTTGTTTCATCTCCTACTAAAATACCTTCAATAATGCCCATTTGAACAGCTTCGGCTACAGCCATAATAGTATGAGTGTCTATTGCCCATGCCGCTACAAGACGTTTCTTGGTTCGGGACCCTAATACTTCAAACATCTGGTCCAATTTGCGAATTTCCATCATTACTCCATTGTATTGTTTATTTATCTATTCAAAATACCAAGTACAGATTAGATTAGGTTTGTTGGTCCCTACCTGAAGGTTGTGTTGTTCACTATGAATAAGTCTTCCCTTGGGGGAAAAATATTCCATGCGGATGCTTTGATCGCCTGTTGATACCGGAATCTCGGCGATTAAAGCTTCTGAGGGGAAGAACTGCGATATTCTTAGATCTGCATTTTCACTAAGAAAAACTGCGGCATCTGCAACCAGACTTAGAAGAGTCGCTCCCAGATCTGAGCTACTTTTGCGAGCTTGCTCTTTTGCTTTTTCGGCAGCAAGACCTTTCAGCACGGTTCTGCTAACGCTTTTAAAGATGATCATTGGCTCTTTAAGTTCATAGCTTCTGCGGGCTATCAAGCTCATATCTTCAAGTTTCTTCAGTGTATAACGTTTGCCGTCAGCAGTAACGAGATCAACTCTACCAATTTTTCGCTCCCGGTCTTCCAAGTATGGTATGGCAAACTTAAAATAGTATCCCTCGTCGATTCCTTCCCAAGGTATGGTGTCTATATCGATATCATTGTTTGCCGTTCCGATAATCAGAAGATCTTTGGAAGTATGGACGTGCATCTCTAATGGGCGTTTATACGGACCCCGGTTTACAAAACTGAGTACTCTTAAAACATGTCCCTTAGTATCTAATTTGGGCTCAATAATCTTTGGGGCAGAAAAGGGATACAGTTCTGGTTGGCTGGCAAAGGCATACTGCACATTATTGAAATCTATGCGAGCGTCGTCATGATAATTGTTGGTTTGGTATAGAACCATACTTAAATAACGGGCTAAAGCTGAAGAATGAAATCTGCCGCGAGAACTCTTGAACTTTATTTTTGCCTCAGAATCCAAATCCATCTCTTTGGCAATACGTGCATATTTCTGCTCTAACAGGCTCAGTTTTTCGTCAACCCGCCTCACTTCTACCATTGCGGATTCCAGATTTCCCATTTCCAAAAAGTTGAGAGCTTTAAACACATTGATATAAACGTCTTCATAGTCTTCCCCAGAGTATTCAAGCGAATTGTCGTTCAATAAAATCGAGGCAGCGGAGCGAGAAACACTTTTGGTATAGAGTTCTTGGATGGCGTCTTCTGCAAGTTGTAACAATTCATTGCTTTGCTGCCAATTGCCCTGAAAGTGATGCAACATGCCAGCATCCAAATAGTAGAGTAATTGTTCCTTCTTGCGATACATTCCCGGTTTTTCAACAATTGACAGTGCCTTTGTAATATCCTGCCCCGCCATTGCTTTATCCAATTCTTTTCGGGTGCGTGATGAGGTTATATTTTGCGCACATGCTCCCAGTAATAAGACAATAAAAACCCACAGAACCAGTACTGAAGCTCTGGAGTGGATGTGGCTGTACTCTCTTAAGGGGTTCATGGATGGGGATTATTTAAAGCGACTGCGTTCCACTATCTTCATAATCTCTTTATTGCCTATCCATACTGTTTCTGTTGTTTCCACGTCTATAAGCTCCATATCTATCTGGTAATACTTTGCCGAGGTGCGGTCAATCTGATCGTTGATAGTTTTAACTGCACCCTTAAGCATAAAATCTGCACCCAACTCTTGGGCCATTTGCTTTGCTGTTTCCTCCGAGGCAAAGTATTGCTGTTCTGCACGTTCGTCACGGACTTCATCACGAATATCTCTTGCAGCTACGAACCTAACCGCTCCACTGTTAATGAGCTCGCGGGAGATATCGGCAATAAAGGTTTCCATCTCTATGTGCTCGCTGGAGAGATTGCGCATTGTGCCCACTATTACAACCGGAGTGCGCCCTTTTTCTTGTAAAAAGCTGCTAAGCCAAGGACGGGATACAACATCCCGAATCATTTCTTCTGCAACCAGACGGCTGTCTGTATTGTTCCATTTGCCGCTAAGGTCTGCGACAGTATCGGTGGAAACACGTTGGACTTTAACGCTGGGTCCACAAGCGGCAACCAGCAGGGCTAAGCCAAGTATCATCGGGATCAGTAATTTCTGCATTGTTCCTCCATTTGTATGGAATGTATTGTGTTTCAATGTTTAGCTGAGTTTATTCAACAAATTATCTATTAAAAAGAAAAACACTGCAAAGGCAGGTTTTTGTCAAGCCAAAATTCCTTATATCAATAACACGCTATAAAATCCTATCTAATTATCTGAAACTATAAATATATACAATAATTAAGGATTCTTACTGCATAATTTATATAAAAGCTTATCCAATAAGCATAAAAACCTTGCCATAGATTCGTCTCTTTAGCTCTCAGATTTGATGTTTTGCCGCTTTCTCTTCCATTGCTTTGAGCATAACTTAAGTATGGATTAATCGGAGATTATCCTATGCCAACAAGATGATGTCTGCTTGAAGCTTTGCTAATGCTTACTTGATGCCGGATGGGGAGAAGTACGGGGGCTGGCTTAATATAGAGCAAAACAAATGATGCAAAGCAGTTTATGCGAGGGCAAGATATCCATAGAAACAAACTTTTTTATATAGCTTAAGTATTGGTTAACGGAGTTCTTTCTTTAGCGTTTGTACGATAAAATCTATAAGGCTTGAGCTGTCCAAGCTTTTCTCTACAGCATGTAGAACCTTTAGTTTCTTAAGCTCATCCATGTATTCATCCTTTATCATATCTGCAATAGCAATTACCGGTAAGTCATAGCCATGTTCGCGAGTGTTTTGAAGTGTTAGAATAACTTCCGAAGGGTTTTCACTTAGATCTGCCACAATTACGTGGAAGTTATTTTTTCGCAATTGGTCGATAGCTTCTTGGGAAGAGCACACAAATTTACAATCTAATTTTCGCTTGCGGCAAGATCGTTGCATAAGTTGTTGCATATTATTGTCTGAAGCCAGAATTAGCAGATGGTATTCAAACTCGTTCAATTTTAGAATATCTCGAATTACAGGAGCAATCTGGCTGGCAGTGAAGGGTTTAGCTATGAATGGATAATTTTGTTTACCGCCACCCTGTTGGATTATTATATCGTCCGTAAAACCAGACATCAGTAGTACTTTTTGATCAGCTTGCACTTTTCTAACTTCTTCCACCAATTGCATACCGTTCATATTGGGCATAACTACATCAGTTAAAAGCAGGTCTGGCACGATTCCTTCTTTAATCTGAGCTAATGCCTCAGAGGCTTTTGTGGTAGCTATAACCTGATAGCCCATATTCGTAAGCATCTTTTTAATGAGTAGACAAAGTGTTTCTTCATCTTCAACTACAAGGATCTGCTCATTCTTTCCATGGTCGGGCTTCACTAAGTGAAAAGATGCAGAATCTTTCATGCCTTCGCTCACCGGCAGGAAGATGTTGATCTCAGTGCCTTTATCAGGTTTGCTGTCCAGAAATATCGCCCCTCCCATTTGTTGAACAATGCCCCACACCGTAGAAAGTCCCAAGCCTCTGGCTTCAGATTTGGTAGAGAAAAAGGGTTCGAAGATCTTATCTTGAATTTCAAAATCAATTCCGCATCCGGTATCTTTGAGATTAAGCAACACATATTCACCGGCAGGGAGCTCAAGTTTGCGATAAGGGCTGTTCAACTTGATGGTTTCGTTTTGGGTTCTAATGCGGAACACTCCACCAGTAGGCATTGCTTCTTTTGCATTTATCACCAGATTAACAATTACTTGCTCCATTTGTGTGGGATCGGCTTTAACGGTTTTAAGATCTTCGGCTAAAACGAAGCTAAGCGCAACTTCTTCTCCCAACATCCTCGTAATAATGCCTTTAAGATTATTTATCAGGCTATTCAAATCTAAATCCCGATTGGCGATAATTTGTTTTTTACTAAAGGCGAGCAGCTCTCTGGTTAATCTTGCCGCACGCATACCTGCTTTGAGGATTTCATCAGCCAATTCTCGTAGGGGACTATGTTTGGGAAGCTCTTCCAGAAGGTCTTCAGAATAACCTAAAATGATGGTAAGAAGGTTATTAAAATCGTGGGCAACTCCCCCGGCTAATTTACCAATTGCCTCCATTTTTTGGCTGCCTAAAAGCTGATCTTGCAATATCCTGAGCTCGGTAATGTCAATGTTTGCCCCTTCAATTACCGAAATTCCATCGTTATTGGTAGAAATTCTTGCCGAAAGTAAGGTTAGCAATCTGCTGCCATCTTTGCGTTTTAACTCCACTTCATAGTTTTCCACAATTCCATTCTGCAGAAGCAATTCTTTAAGCTTTATTCTATCTTCCGGGTGTACGTAGAGATCTTTGATATCTTTCACGCTTTGCACCATTTCGGTGGGAGAAGAATAGCCAAACATCTGGGCGAAATGTCGGTTAACGCTTATGTACTGATCATCTAGGGTAGATTGAAATACCCCAGCCATAGAGTTTTCAAACAGATCTCGATATTTCTCCTCGCTTCGAGCAAGTGAATCCAATGCTTTTTTACTCTCGGTGATGTCGGTCATAATACCCACAGATCCAATAACAGTTCCAAATTCATCTTGTACCGGAGCCCCGCTTATTCTCAACCAGATGAGACTCCCATTTTTCTTCTTTCCTCTAAGGATATATTCATCTACTTTGCCTGATTGACGCTCCAAGTTTTTCTTGCGGATAATATGCTGGTCATCAGCTATTACTACAAGCTCAAACCCAGTCTTACCTAATGCTTCTTCGCTGCTATAACCAAATAATTCACACCAACTGGGATTCACATATTTTATGTAATCGTCGTTATCCACCATTATCACTGCTTCTCTCATCGTGTTAAGCAGCAATCTATATAACTTTTCCCGCTCCTGAAGTTTGAGCTCTGCAGTTTTACGTGCGTGGATGCTATGAGCAACTGCTATCACCGATTTTACTCTATTCTCTTCATCAAACAAGGGAGAAAGATTGGCTGTGTGCCAGCGATATTCGCCGTGGCTATTCTTAATGCGATACTCAAATCCGGTTTGTGTTTTCTTAGAGCGGAATGCTTCCTTTAAATACTTCTTTGCTTTTTGAGCATCTTCCGGATGGAATAGTGTGTCGAATATAACCTTGCCTATCATTTGATCTGATTGATGACCTAATTGCCTAATCCAGTTTGGGGTGCTATAGAGGATTTTGCCCTTCTCATCCATTTCCACAATAGTGTCGCTGGCATTTTCTAATATAGAGCGATACATATCTCGTTCTGTTGCAGCTTGCTCAAGTTGAACCAGTTTTCCACTTAAATCTTGAATTAACTTGGGTCGAAGAGTGTCGTCTGCACAAACGAGGTTGCTATAAAAATCCTCAATATACTTTTTCCAATCCATTTGGTCTCCAGATCAGCTATTTATAGTCAAAAGCCTCAAGTTTTCTTATCTGTCAATGCCAAACTTAACGAGCTTGTGCATAACCAAGAGATTTGTGGATAATATTCCACTTTACTATCAAAGGTTTAACAGGAGTAAGCTTAATACTAGAAGCACCCATAATACGTATTCTTTGGGTTCCGGTTTATGTTTCCAAAGAAATATATCGCTGCCAATGCTCATGAGCACAATCCCCACTGCTACAAAAGGATATGCTATTGCGGCAGGAACGGACTCCAGTCCTTCTAAAAAGAAAACCGTCGAATAGCGATTGGGAAGCCCTAAAATAAAGCCATAGAATACTAAAACGAGAGGAAATTTCTGTTTGCCAAAGATAATAGCGATCAAAGTATAGAAGAAAGCAGAGCCAAAGATGAGAAACACAAAAAAGCTTTCATTTCCTCCCCCCAGTTCTTTAAACACTTTCATGCTGGCGTCGCTTGCTCCGGAGATAACAAAAAGAAGGGCTATCCATAAGAAATTGCGTAAGGATTTTGGCTCTGCTTTCAAAGTAAATGCCGAAATGCCCAACAAGATTCCCAGCATATTCCATAGCTTTAGACTTTCATTAAAGAATATAAGTGACAATAGGATGGGAATAATCATTGCTATGCGCATAGATCCCACTGAAAGAGAGAGTCCATTGGCAACAATGCATTTCTGATAAACCCAGAAATTAGTCAAAAAGAAAGCACCGGTTAAAATGCCAAAAACTACATCAAAGTTACTCACGTAGCTGGGATTAAGACTAAGAGCGCTAAATACCGTGGCTATGAAATAATTACCCAAGAATACAGGCATCATACTAAGTGGCTTTTGCCGTCCCAAATGCATGAGAAAGTTGGCAATTAAAACCGAGCAGAGGATGCTTAAAAATAGATATAGCAAGTGTTTTACCGCACTATTTCTTCAATATCTTCTCCCGGTTTGAGATAACGCCATTCATCTGGCATCAATTGATACAAGATGAAGCTTTCATCGGCTATATCTTGCCAATAGTCATAGATGAATTTTGCCGCATCCGCCACTTCTTTCTTGAGCATGATATCTCGTATTTCCAATGCCTTTCCGGATATACGCAAATATCCATTTCCAGAGCTATCGGCAAGAGGCAGCAAGCATTCCATATAAGGGTTTTTAC belongs to Candidatus Cloacimonadota bacterium and includes:
- a CDS encoding phosphate butyryltransferase yields the protein MEIRKLDQMFEVLGSRTKKRLVAAWAIDTHTIMAVAEAVQMGIIEGILVGDETKIKAVCQEHNISSSIFRIINCTSDLVAASLAVDLINRGEGDFLMKGLLSTDRYMRAILNKDKGLMDPGAILSHVTVAEPKNYHKLLIFGDVAIIPLPDLKQKIAITNYLIRTAHFLGIDCPKVGLLAASEQTLPKIPSCADAALIHKMAQRGQIKGGVVEGPLAMDLIVDKESATIKGMQSEVCGDADCILFPNIESGNVFYKTIVKLLKSDLCAVVIGARVPCVLTSRGDSERSKLYSIALAALMA
- a CDS encoding penicillin-binding protein activator LpoB; translated protein: MQKLLIPMILGLALLVAACGPSVKVQRVSTDTVADLSGKWNNTDSRLVAEEMIRDVVSRPWLSSFLQEKGRTPVVIVGTMRNLSSEHIEMETFIADISRELINSGAVRFVAARDIRDEVRDERAEQQYFASEETAKQMAQELGADFMLKGAVKTINDQIDRTSAKYYQIDMELIDVETTETVWIGNKEIMKIVERSRFK
- a CDS encoding PAS domain S-box protein, which translates into the protein MDWKKYIEDFYSNLVCADDTLRPKLIQDLSGKLVQLEQAATERDMYRSILENASDTIVEMDEKGKILYSTPNWIRQLGHQSDQMIGKVIFDTLFHPEDAQKAKKYLKEAFRSKKTQTGFEYRIKNSHGEYRWHTANLSPLFDEENRVKSVIAVAHSIHARKTAELKLQEREKLYRLLLNTMREAVIMVDNDDYIKYVNPSWCELFGYSSEEALGKTGFELVVIADDQHIIRKKNLERQSGKVDEYILRGKKKNGSLIWLRISGAPVQDEFGTVIGSVGIMTDITESKKALDSLARSEEKYRDLFENSMAGVFQSTLDDQYISVNRHFAQMFGYSSPTEMVQSVKDIKDLYVHPEDRIKLKELLLQNGIVENYEVELKRKDGSRLLTLLSARISTNNDGISVIEGANIDITELRILQDQLLGSQKMEAIGKLAGGVAHDFNNLLTIILGYSEDLLEELPKHSPLRELADEILKAGMRAARLTRELLAFSKKQIIANRDLDLNSLINNLKGIITRMLGEEVALSFVLAEDLKTVKADPTQMEQVIVNLVINAKEAMPTGGVFRIRTQNETIKLNSPYRKLELPAGEYVLLNLKDTGCGIDFEIQDKIFEPFFSTKSEARGLGLSTVWGIVQQMGGAIFLDSKPDKGTEINIFLPVSEGMKDSASFHLVKPDHGKNEQILVVEDEETLCLLIKKMLTNMGYQVIATTKASEALAQIKEGIVPDLLLTDVVMPNMNGMQLVEEVRKVQADQKVLLMSGFTDDIIIQQGGGKQNYPFIAKPFTASQIAPVIRDILKLNEFEYHLLILASDNNMQQLMQRSCRKRKLDCKFVCSSQEAIDQLRKNNFHVIVADLSENPSEVILTLQNTREHGYDLPVIAIADMIKDEYMDELKKLKVLHAVEKSLDSSSLIDFIVQTLKKELR
- a CDS encoding pyridoxamine 5'-phosphate oxidase family protein translates to MKYWDLLQLTQAVSVATVDDSRPKVRPMTLITLKQRLFLATGKTDPKVRQLSKNPYMECLLPLADSSGNGYLRISGKALEIRDIMLKKEVADAAKFIYDYWQDIADESFILYQLMPDEWRYLKPGEDIEEIVR